Proteins co-encoded in one Halomicroarcula saliterrae genomic window:
- a CDS encoding ATP-binding protein produces the protein MDIGGYYEVKEALNQRVLKPLRTTLEGDDRYERFGIQPSRGIMFYGPPGTGKTMFARALAGELGIPFVELSPGDVTSRWVNASTEQIQVLFQEAQVLGPCVIFIDEAEHLFGARTLGDGTIHAEDRKVTSEFLVQLTKENREAIVVSATNRPADIDSAILRPGRLSAHFEVGLPDEEARHAILNVHLAAVPSELSGEDLTELASHTAGLTGAELKDIVEDARRKAAERDAECVEREDFPPNEELEELSDMRNHDIEELPRVDENNATGTSTPDTTDIDAEDFEDSGQGTRGYH, from the coding sequence GTGGATATCGGCGGGTACTACGAGGTGAAAGAAGCGCTAAATCAGCGTGTTCTAAAGCCACTGAGGACCACACTCGAAGGCGATGATCGGTACGAGCGGTTCGGAATCCAGCCGTCTCGAGGGATCATGTTCTACGGGCCGCCAGGAACAGGGAAAACGATGTTCGCTCGGGCACTCGCCGGCGAACTCGGGATTCCCTTCGTGGAGCTGTCACCGGGCGATGTCACTAGCAGATGGGTCAACGCCAGTACTGAACAGATTCAGGTCCTGTTTCAAGAAGCGCAAGTGCTGGGCCCCTGCGTGATATTTATCGATGAAGCGGAACATCTCTTCGGTGCTCGTACTCTCGGCGACGGGACGATTCATGCAGAGGATCGCAAAGTGACCTCGGAATTCCTCGTCCAACTCACGAAAGAGAATCGCGAAGCTATCGTTGTCTCAGCCACGAACCGCCCTGCCGATATCGACTCAGCAATACTCCGTCCGGGTCGACTATCGGCTCACTTTGAGGTCGGCCTCCCCGACGAAGAGGCACGTCATGCCATACTGAACGTGCATCTCGCCGCTGTTCCATCGGAACTCTCCGGTGAAGACCTGACCGAACTCGCAAGCCACACTGCAGGACTCACCGGGGCAGAATTGAAAGACATCGTCGAAGATGCGCGGAGAAAGGCAGCTGAACGCGATGCGGAGTGTGTTGAGCGAGAGGACTTCCCACCGAATGAGGAATTAGAGGAACTCTCCGATATGAGGAATCACGACATCGAGGAGCTACCCCGTGTTGACGAAAACAATGCGACGGGGACTAGTACGCCAGACACCACGGATATTGATGCGGAAGACTTCGAAGACTCTGGACAAGGCACGCGCGGGTATCACTGA